The Gammaproteobacteria bacterium genomic sequence GTATGCAATTGCCTGGGGAAGTCCCGGGCGTAAAACATTGTGCGTGCTTATAAAGCCAGCGACCGTCAACCACCCCACGGCTAAAGCCAGGGGCTTGTGAAGTCAGATTCACAGGCCCGGTTGACCAGCCTCAGCCCGGGAAATCGGGCTACGTTGCAACAAAGTAAAGGACTCACCCCGGGGCGCTTCCTCAACTCCGGGCACTGAAAGCGGCGGATGCAGACAAACTCGGGGGTAGGACGAAACGGTCTGCTGCAAGGTTCCGGAAATGGAACCGAAGCTGTGTTGCAACATTGGCGAGGGGAGCCACACCGCAAGGTGTGCGTCACCAGGCGCGTAAGCGCTGACAGCCGGGAAAGACCGGCTCCTAATTCTGAAAACCGCCCGTTTTCCTCCCTGCCCGGCTAAAGACGGGGGCTTCTCGCCGGCATTTGGTGACACTGGCCAAAGTTGCTTGATATAGCTTCTTTCGATTTTTGTCCGGTTCTCGGCTTAACGCATTCAAAACCGGAAATTTACACAAGGCAGCGATTCATCCTTCAGCAACGCTTTGCGATTACTGAATTTTCTCGCTAAAGATTTGTAAATTATCTGTTTTATTCCCCAACTCTAAATTAGGTGAAAACCGCATGGACAGTTCTGATATGAACCCTGGTGAACGCCGTGCCATAATGGCACTGGCAAGTATTTTTTCCCTGCGCATGCTTGGCCTGTTCATGATTCTTCCCGTTTTCGCCCTCTATGCCAATAAATTGACCGGAGTTACCCCAACCCTGGTGGGTGTAGCGATTGGAGCTTACGGGCTTACCCAGGCGATACTGCAAATTCCTTTCGGGATGCTGTCGGATCGTTGGGGACGCAAACGGATTATTGCCCTTGGCTTGCTGATTTTCGCTGCTGGAAGTGTTATGGCGGCGCTTTCCACTTCGATTTGGGGAGTCATCTGGGGCCGCGCCTTGCAGGGAGCGGGAGCGATTTCCGGGCCGGTCATGGCCTTGGCGGCGGATCTTACCCGGGAGACGCAACGCACTAAAGCCATGGCCATCATTGGCATGAGTATCGGAGTCTCCTTCGCGGTAGCCATCGTTGCTGCTCCGACCATGGACCACTGGATCGGAGTATCCGGGATTTTCTGGCTCATTGGCGGGTTGGCGATAGCGGGAATTGCCGTGCTCCGATTTTCCGTTCCGACCCCCGACGCTAGTGAAGAGCACCGCGATGTCGCAGCAGTACCCGATCAAATCAAAAAAGTCTATCGCAATTTGGCATTACGTCGCCTCGATTTCGGCATTCTGTCGCTACATGCCATTCTTACCGCCAATTGGGTAGTGATGCCGCTTATTCTCGCTGATTATTTGCCTCCCCAGCATCATTGGTGGGTTTATCTCCCCGTATTAATATTCTCGGGAGCGGCAATGGTCCCGTTTATTCTCATGGTGGATCAGCCAGGTCGCCTGAAGCCGATTTTTTTAGGCGCGATAATTCTTCTGGGGAGTGCGGAAGCGTTGTTTATTCCCGGCCACGTTAATATTTGGGCGATGGGAGGGATACTGTTTGTATTCTTCACGGCCCTTAATCTTTTAGAAGCCATACTCCCGTCTCTGATGTCTAAACTGGCGCCTCCCGAAGCCAAGGGCACTGCGATGGGGATTTACAGTACATCCCAGTTTTTGGGTGCATTCATTGGCGGCAGCCTGGGGGGATGGATACATGGGTATTTCGGCATCTCTGGCGTATTTATGATGGGAACCACATTCGCTGTTTTATGGGGACTGATAACTATTGGGCTTCAAGATCTACGTTCGATTAAAGATACAATTACGCGGTCTAACTAAGTAATGACGTTCGCTTTTTATTAACTTCACAAGAGAGAAAACAAATGGCACGAGGGGTAAACAAGGTAATCTTGATCGGTAATTTGGGCCGGGATCCGGATATACGCTATAGTCCCAACGGTACAGCATGGGGCAACATCAATGTGGCAACCACCGAAAGGCGCAAGGATAGCCAGAGTGGGGAATGGCAGGATCATACCGAATGGCATCGCGTGGTCTTGCTGGGGCGCATGGCTGAGATCGCGAAGGAATACTTGCGCAAAGGCTCGAAGATCTATATCGAAGGCCGTTTGCAAACTCGTAAATATACAGATAAAAAGGATAATATCGATCGTTACCAAACGGAAATCGTGGTGAATGAAATGGAAATGCTTGACAGTAAGAGCGGTGGCGTGGGAGCGTCTCCTCATGAAGACTATGCTCAAGGAAGTGCATCACGGGAACCACAGGGAATCCGTTCTTCGGTGATGTCACCGCCCCGTCCGCAATCGGCACCCGAAGTCGGTCACGAAACGAGTTACGACGACGATGTTCCTTTTTGAGTGTTACGGGTAACCTATTCAACCTAATTGGATTTTTTCCATTCCAGTCATTTGGAGCACCCATGGACCGTCATTCTCCCTTTTTCTGGTCCTCTGCTTCCCGTACCGACACGGGGAAGCTGCGCAAGCACAATGAGGATAATTATCTGGAGTTATCAAAACGAGGTCTATGGGTGGTAGCCGATGGCATGGGTGGTCATCAGGCCGGGGAAATAGCCAGCGCCACCATCGTCAAGACCCTTGAGGATATGCCACCTCCCGTCAGCTTACGTAGCTTTGTCGATGAGGTGGAAGATCGGCTTCTGGTATGCAACTCTGCGTTGCGTGAACTTGCCGCCTCCCGTGGCCCCAATCAGATTATTGGTTCCACGGTGGTGGTGCTAATTACCTATGGAAAACTCGCCATCTACTTGTGGGCCGGCGATTGTCGCTTATATCGCTATCGTCGGGGCGAGCTGGACCAGCTTACCCAAGATCATACCCAGGTGGAAGAAATGGTCAGGATGGGGCTGTTGGAGCGGGAAGCAGTTCGTGGACATCCTAATTCCAATGTCGTTACCCGCGCGGTAGGCGCGATGAACACCTTGTGCATGGACCTTGATGTTGAGCTTGTCGAGGCGGGTGATCGTTTTCTACTGTGTAGCGACGGGCTAGACAAGGAACTTGAGGATACTGAAATCCGCGATATTCTTGCCGATGGCGGAGATACCCAGGTAGTTGACACACTCGTTGGCCTTGCACTCTCCCGCCGGGGTCGGGATAACATCACCGTGGTAACCGCAACGGCGCACTGTGTGGCCAATTAATTAATTTGCCGGATGTCACCAGCGCTGGAATTTT encodes the following:
- the yajR gene encoding Inner membrane transport protein YajR gives rise to the protein MDSSDMNPGERRAIMALASIFSLRMLGLFMILPVFALYANKLTGVTPTLVGVAIGAYGLTQAILQIPFGMLSDRWGRKRIIALGLLIFAAGSVMAALSTSIWGVIWGRALQGAGAISGPVMALAADLTRETQRTKAMAIIGMSIGVSFAVAIVAAPTMDHWIGVSGIFWLIGGLAIAGIAVLRFSVPTPDASEEHRDVAAVPDQIKKVYRNLALRRLDFGILSLHAILTANWVVMPLILADYLPPQHHWWVYLPVLIFSGAAMVPFILMVDQPGRLKPIFLGAIILLGSAEALFIPGHVNIWAMGGILFVFFTALNLLEAILPSLMSKLAPPEAKGTAMGIYSTSQFLGAFIGGSLGGWIHGYFGISGVFMMGTTFAVLWGLITIGLQDLRSIKDTITRSN
- the ssb gene encoding Single-stranded DNA-binding protein, with the translated sequence MARGVNKVILIGNLGRDPDIRYSPNGTAWGNINVATTERRKDSQSGEWQDHTEWHRVVLLGRMAEIAKEYLRKGSKIYIEGRLQTRKYTDKKDNIDRYQTEIVVNEMEMLDSKSGGVGASPHEDYAQGSASREPQGIRSSVMSPPRPQSAPEVGHETSYDDDVPF
- a CDS encoding PPM family protein phosphatase — encoded protein: MDRHSPFFWSSASRTDTGKLRKHNEDNYLELSKRGLWVVADGMGGHQAGEIASATIVKTLEDMPPPVSLRSFVDEVEDRLLVCNSALRELAASRGPNQIIGSTVVVLITYGKLAIYLWAGDCRLYRYRRGELDQLTQDHTQVEEMVRMGLLEREAVRGHPNSNVVTRAVGAMNTLCMDLDVELVEAGDRFLLCSDGLDKELEDTEIRDILADGGDTQVVDTLVGLALSRRGRDNITVVTATAHCVAN